A window of Odocoileus virginianus isolate 20LAN1187 ecotype Illinois chromosome 3, Ovbor_1.2, whole genome shotgun sequence genomic DNA:
TGGCAGCTGATTTCTGTAACCCTCCAAGTACACTAAGAATCTTCCTTACAATCTGTGTTAGTTGCCTATGGCTGTTGTTACACATTACCACAATGTGGGTGCCTTATAGagcttcccctgtagctcagcggtgaacaatctgcctgccatgcaggagaatctggttcaattcttgggtgggaagatgccctggaggagggcatggcaatgcgctccaggattcttgcctggagtatttctttggcagaggagcctggtgagctacagtccttggggttgcaaggaatcagacgtgattgaagcaactgaacacattcACACAGGTACCTACCTTATAGGAACAGAAATTTTTTCTTACAGTAGTGGAGACCAAAAACCCAAAATCAAGACATCAGTAGGGCTTCACTCCCTCTGAAGGCTTTAGGGCAGTGATCCCCAACCttttggacttctcaggtggtgctagtagtaaagagcacacttgccaatgcaggaaacgtaagagatgcggatgcgatccctgggttgggaagattcactgaaggagggcatggccacccactccagtattcttgcctggagaattccatggacagaggaacctggtgggctatggtccataaggttgctaagagggttggacatgactgaatcaacttagcacgcatgcaccccAACCTCTTTGGCACAAGGGACTTGTTTAGTGGAAGACAATTTCTCCTAGACCTGGGATTTCAAGATGTTTCAAgcacattatttttattgagtttgttGAGCAGGAGGTGGAACTCAGGCAGCAATGCAAGCAGTGGGGAGcatctgtaaatacagatgaagcttcacttgcTGGCCTGTTGTTCACCTCCTGCTGCGTGGCTCAGCTCCTAACAGGCCATGGGCTGGTGCTAGTCCATGGTGTGGGGCTTGCAGACCCCTCCTTTAGAAGAGAATCCATTCTTGCCTCTAacagcttctggtggctccaaGAGTCCCTTGCCTTGTGGCCATGTCACTCCAATTCCTGCCTTTATGTCACAGGACTTGTTTGTGTCATCTCCTCTCCAGTATCTATTTTTTttgataaaacattttcaaagtttatctttatttgtttagctgtgtcaggtcttagttgtggcttgtgggttcTTTCTTGTGGCACAGggtctctctagctgtggcacacaggctcagtagttgtggctcaggcCTTCACTGctccaaggcttgtgggatcttagttctccagccagggatcaaacccaagtcccctgcattgcaaggtggattcttagccactggaccagcagggaagcccctctcctgTATCTTCTAAGGACAaatgtcattggatttagggcacACCCAAGCAATCCATAATTATCTCATTTGAAGACTCTTAATTAAATTGGCAAAGATTCTTATTCCAAaaaaaggtcacattcacaggttccaagTAGGCATATCTTTTGTGGTGATGCCAATCAAGTTACTATGTGGTTCAGGAAATGTAGCTCAGTCTAGTGAAGACAAAGATTTTACTGGTCCTAAGAAATTGAATCATGAGTCAGGCAAGAGAAATCAACCATGAAAGCTGTGTTTATCAAGCCAATGACCACCATGATCTGCTGAGACTTCTGCTGGGGAAAGATAGGAGACAGTAAAATATGTGTGCGTCAGGCTTATTTCACTCAATAGGCAAGTGATTTATACACCAATTCCTGTTGGTCTTTGGTTAAGGAGTGATTCCTGGGACATTAACTCTCTAAACATGGGCAGAGCAGACTAGAGAAATTTCTTAGGTAATGGATGCAGATGTGAAAGTTTGAAGCCAGACAGAATACACTAAAGTGGTCAATGATGAAAGAAtatcttttatattatatttctcCATTCCACCTTCCTGGAATGCAGTTACAATTGCTGGAAGGGCAGAAGCCATTTTGTGACCTTGAGGGTAGAAACCCCATGGTCAAGCTAGAGATAGAGCAAAAAAGCAGAAGGATTCTGAGTACTTGATGGCTAGCTTTGAACTGTTCAGCTCCAGAATTCACATAtcaggaatgaaataaaatacattaagttTGATGTGACTGAAAGTTATTCAGAGAAAAGGCACTTCTTCCAGTTCATTTAACTCACACAACCTCAGAAAACATCTCTGTAAATGAGTTTGCAGTGAAACATTTCCATAATAGGTATACATCCCATCACTTtgacaatatatattaaaaacatgagattcagtttattttttaagaaatttaaatcatCACTAACTGTAACAGAAGATGTCAGGTTCAATTCATATGAAGTTAAAATTCATATGGTTACAAACTGAAAAGGGAACCAATgataaagaatgaaggaaaatagaGAGGGCTATGAAGACCCAaggaaagtttttatttaaaacatgaatATTAGGAAAGATAAAAGCATTAATTGAAGGAAGCCAGGATGTCTGGTCCTCAATGTTATGTGCCCAGTTACTTATGAGAGTCCTCCAAAGGCCCTGTGAATGAGAGACGGTGCCCTGCTAATGAGCCGCACAAGGGCCCCCTTCATGTCCCTGTTCCTCAgactgtagatgaaggggttcagcatgggggtgACCGTGGTGTACATCACAGAGGCCACCAGACTTGTCCTAGAGGATGAAGTGACTGCAGAACTGAGGTAGACCCCTAGGCCTGTGCCATAGAACAAGGAGACCACTGAGAAGTGAGACCCACAGGTGGAAAAAGCTTTGTATTTGCTGCTGACTGATGACATTCTCAGGATGGAGGAGAAAATCTGATAGTAAGAAAACAGGatcccagagagaggaaaaacacCTAGGGTAATAGTTACAAAATAGACCACTGTGTGATTGATGAGAGTGTCAGAACAGGCAAGCTTCAGGATTTCAGGAAGATCACAAAAAGATTGTGGGATCTTCATGCTTCTGCAGAAAGACAGCCTCAAGATAGTCAAGGTCTCAGGCAGGGAGGCTGTGATGCTGAGGCACCAGGACCCCAGAGCCAGCAGCCCACAGACCCGGGGGCTCATGATGACCATGTAGTGCAGGGGGTGACAGATGGCCAcaaagcggtcataggccatcacagtcAAGAGTAAATTGTCCAGGcatccaaacaaaatgaaaaagaatacctGGCTGAGGCAGCCTGCATAGATGATAACTTGACTCTGTTTCTGGATGTTCCACAGCATCTTAGGGACGGTGGTGGAGGTGAAACAGATGTCAGCAAAGGACAGGTtgcagaggaagaagtacataggggtgtggaggtgggagtctgAGATGACGGCTAGGATGATGGCCAGGTTCCCAGTGAATGTGACCAGGTACATGGACAGAAACAGCCCGAAGAGGAGAG
This region includes:
- the LOC110149697 gene encoding olfactory receptor 7C2-like codes for the protein MERGNQTGIRNFLLLGFTEDPDLQPLLFGLFLSMYLVTFTGNLAIILAVISDSHLHTPMYFFLCNLSFADICFTSTTVPKMLWNIQKQSQVIIYAGCLSQVFFFILFGCLDNLLLTVMAYDRFVAICHPLHYMVIMSPRVCGLLALGSWCLSITASLPETLTILRLSFCRSMKIPQSFCDLPEILKLACSDTLINHTVVYFVTITLGVFPLSGILFSYYQIFSSILRMSSVSSKYKAFSTCGSHFSVVSLFYGTGLGVYLSSAVTSSSRTSLVASVMYTTVTPMLNPFIYSLRNRDMKGALVRLISRAPSLIHRAFGGLS